TGCTCCCGCTGGCCATTGGGACGGCGAGGGCACTCCCGCAGCCCTCGTCGGCAAGGAGACCATTGACGCGGTCTACACGTACGATCTCGATCCCCTCGGGCACCAAATCGGCGAGCGACTGGTTTTCGATGCCGGTCATGATGTCTCCCCAGAGCTGCAATGCACCGCTGCTGCCCGTCAGCTTGGCCGATTGGTTATCGTCGCGGCCGACCCAGACGGCGGCAACCTTGTCGCCACTGAAGCCAGCGAACCAGCTGTCGCGCAGATTGTCGGTCGTGCCCGTCTTGCCGGCCATCCTCATGTCGGCGGGCAGCCGCCCAGCCAGCGAACGTGCGGTGCCCTCCTGGACGACCTTCTGCATCGCCCAGGTCGTGAGATAGACGGCCTGCGGGTCGGCGACGGCCTCGACGGCGAGCGGATAACGGTTCAGCGGCCGACCCGCAGCGTCGACCACCTCGCGAATCGCCCGCAGCGGCGAGCGGAAACCCCCTGCCGCGATGGTATGGTAGACCTGCGCGACCTCCAGCGGGGTGAGCGAAACCGCGCCCAGAAACATCGCCGGCACCTCCGGGAAGCGCCGCGCCACGCCGAGGTTCCTGAGTGTCTGGGCGACCTCCTTTACCCCGAGGTCGAGGCCGAGATTCACGGTTGCAAGATTGAACGAGCGGGCCAATGCCGTGTAGAGCGGCACAGCACCATGGATCTTGTGATCATAATTCTTCGGCTCCCAGCGCTTGCCGCCGCCAGCCGGGATGCTGATCGGCGCATCGTTCAGCGTCGTCACCAGCGTATAGCGGTCGCGATGGGAAAGCGCCGTGAGGTAGATGACCGGCTTGATCAGCGAACCGATCGGACGAACCGCATCCAGCGCCCTGTTGAAGCCGGCGTAGTCCGGGTCCCGCCCGCCGACCATCGCCAGCACCTCGGCTTGGGCCACCGAGGCGACGACGGCCGCCGTCTCCAGCGTACCCGTCTGGAACCCGCGCGCGCGATCGAGCTCCGGCAGCCGCTTCGTGACTGACGACTCGACCTCGGCCTGGATCGGCAGATCCAGCGTCGTGAAGATATTCAGCCCCTCGGAGCGCAGGTCCTCCTCGCGGTAGTCGCGCTGGAGCTGGCGGCGTACGAGCTGGAGGAACGCCGGATAGTCGCCGGTCGGGCGCCCACCCCCTTTGCGCAGGCTGAGCGGCGCCTGCTTGGCCTTGTCGGCCGCGGCGTGACTGATCACCCGTTCCTGGGCCATCAGGTCAATGACCAGATTGCGCCGCTCCAGGGCCCGCTCCGGGTGACGGCGCGGGTCGTAGCGCGACGGCCCTTTGATGAGTCCGACCAGGAGGGCCGTCTCCGGGATGTCGAGTTCTTCGAGCGAGCGGTTGAAGTAGAAGCGGCTCGCCAGGCCGAAGCCGTGTATCGCACGCCGCCCGTCCTGCCCCAGGTAAATCTCGTTGGCGTAGGCCTCCAGGATCTCATCCTTGGTGTAGCGACGCTCGAGCAGAATGGCCATGTAGGCCTCGTTGAGCTTGCGCTCCAGCGTACGGTCCTGGGTCAGGTAGAAGTTCTTGACGAGCTGCTGCGTCAGCGTGCTCGCACCTTCGACGAAGCCACCGGCGCGCAGATTCCGCCAGACCGCTCGGGCGATCGCGCGCGGGTCGACACCGTGGTGACTGAAGAAGTTGCGATCCTCGACGGCCACGAGCGCACCGACCAGCAGGTCCGGCAGTTCGGCGCGCCGCACCAGGACACGGTCCTCGTTGTGCGTCGGGTAGATACTGGCGATGAGGGCGGCATCGAGACGGACGAGCGGCAACTCGCTGCCGTTCGACCCATCGTTCAGCTTGCTCACCCGCCCGTCGGCGAACGACACGGACAGGAGCCGACCGGGCTCGGCACCGTCCCAGAATCGGAACGCACGCGAGCGCACCAAGGCGCGATCGGCGCTCAGGCTGTAGGTGCCGGCCCGTTCAGGGGTCGTGACGGCGTGGTAGTTGAGCCGCTCGAGCTCGGCCTCGAGCTGCCCTGGCGTCAGCGCACGCCCGACATAGAGCTCCATCGGCTGGGCGTAGACACGGGCTGGCAACGCCCAGCGCTTGCCCTCGAACTTGTCGCGTACGACGCGATCGAGATGGATACCGTAGACGACGGCCACCAACCCCGCGGCCAAGGCGACCAACAGCGTCCACCTCAGCAGGAAGAATGTGAACCTGGGTCTCCGTCGGCTCCGCGCCTTGGTCTTGGGGCGCCGCGCCGAGCGGGGCTTGGGGCTGGCTGAGCGGGTCGGACGTTTGGTCTTGGCCACGGCCTACCTGCCCTCGTGAGGCGAAGGTGCCGATGAAAAGGGGATGAAGCAAGGGGACATGGGGTCGCGAGTCGTTCGTCGTAGCGTTGATGGCCTGGCCGTTATAGTCACATTTGCCGGGGCCGCAGACAACCAGCGATCGGGGCCTCGCCGGCCAACCTGGGACGCCAGTCGCCTTCAGGTCTTGATGCCGACACCACGTCGCAACAAGTGCAGGCAGATCAGGGTCAGCGCGACGATGAAGACGACGATGATCGCAAAGGCGACCCCAAGCGGGATGTCGCTCACACCCAAGAGCCCGTAGCGGAAGGCGTTGATCATATAGAGGATGGGGTTGGCGAGCGACACCGACTGCCAGAAAGGCGGCAACAGGTCGATCGAGTAGAAGACCCCTCCGAGATAGGTGAGCGGGGTCAGAACGAAGGTCGGTACAATCGAGATGTCGTCGAAACTGTTGGCGAAGATCGCGTTGATGAAGCCGGCGAGCGCGAAAAGTACCGCCGTCATCAGCAAGACGAGCAGCGTGACGCCAAAACTGTGGATGCGGATGTCGGTGAAGAACATCGCCACCGCCATCACTGCCACGCCGACGACCAGGCCGCGAGCCACACCGCCGGCGGCGTAGCCCGCGAGGATCACCCAGTTCGGCGCCGGAGAGACCAGCATCTCCTCGATGAACCGCGAGAACTTGCTGCTGTAAAAGGACGATACGACGTTGGCATAGGTATTCGTGATCACCGCCATCAGTACCAACCCGGGGACGATGAAGTCGAGATACGGATAACCATCCATCGTGCCGATCCGCTCGCCGATCAGCCGGCCGAAGATCACGAAGTAGAGGGCCGTCGTGATCACCGACGGCAACACCGTCTGCACCCAGATGCGCGAGAAACGCAGCACTTCCTTGACGAGGATCGTCGCCAGCGTCACCCGGTAACGTTGCCAGCGCTTCATGGGGCTTCCCCCGCCTCGGCCGCATCCCGTCCGTCGACCATATCGAGGAACAGCCGCTCCAGGCGATTCTGCTTGTTGCGCAGACTCAAGACCTCGATCCCATTGCGCGACAGGGCGTCGAAAAGGCCGTTGATCGTGTGGTCGCGAGTTACCTCGACCTCCAGCGTGCCGTCGTCGAGGTGCTGAAAGACGAAACCGCCGAGCTGCGGCAGCTCGGCGATGCGGCCTTTGAGATTCAGCACGAAGGTCTCGGTGCGCAACCGAGCGAGCATATCCCCCATCTCGACGCGCTCGGTGATCTCACCCTTGTTGATGATGGCCACTTCGCGACAGAGGCTCTCGGCCTCCTCCAGGTAGTGGGTGGTCAAGATGATCGTGGTCCCCTGGCGGTTCAGCTGTCGCAGGAACTCCCACATCGAGCGGCGAATCTCGATGTCGACCCCCGCCGTCGGTTCGTCCAGGATTAGCAGGCGCGGCTCGTGGACCAGGGCTCGCGCGATCATCGTGCGACGCTTGAGACCGCCTGAGAGGCGGCGCATCTCGGTGCCGCGTCGATCCCAGAGATCGAGCTGGCGCAGGTAACGCTCGGCGCGCCGCTTGGCCTCGCGCCGCGGGATGCCATAGTAGCCGGCCTGGTTGAGGACCACCTCGATCACCGGCAGGAAGAGGTTGAAGTTGAATTCCTGGGGCACGAGGCCGAGGGAAGCCTTGACCGCCTCGGGCTCGCGGTCGAGGTCGTGGCCGAAGACCTCGACGGTACCGCCGCTCTTGTTGACCAGCGAGGTCACGATCCCGATCAGCGTCGACTTGCCGGCGCCGTTGGGGCCGAGCAGCGCGAAGAAATCTCCCTCCTCGACGGTCAAGTCGACGCCCCTCAAGGCCTCGAGGCCCCCGCGATAGGTCTTGGACAGACCGCGGACGGCGAGCGCAGGTACCCGGGTCGGAGGAAGGGCGAGCGGAGGAACTGTAGTGGCTGGCATGACAGGCAGCTAAACTAACGACGCCCGCGTGGCTTTTCAACCAAGACGCAGTCGTCGGACGGCCACGAGGCGCGCCCCGGTGTGTCCGAGAAGGCACGGCGAGGCGCCATAGCCGCGCTCCTGCAACGCGTTGCACAAAGGCCCGGCCCAGCGCCGGACGCGGGTCGGGGTCATAGCGCGCTTCGACGGGATCGGCACGCACGGCCCGCGCAACGAGACCCTGGAAATCCTGCTGGACCCCGAAAGTTCCACCGTCATCGAAGAGGGCCGCCTGGTGTTGCCGCAGGCCGACGCACCACGACTCCAGATCGTCTCCGACCCCCTCGGCAAGAGCGTCCTCCTCGCCGAGTAAGAGGTCCCGGTCGCCAACGCCTTCGAGCGCATCGAGCCGCTCGCCGAGGAGCTCCAGCGCCACGGCCGCGGCGCCCACCGCGCCGGCGACCTGATCCGTCAGATCGGCGAAACCCTGCTGATCCAGCATCGAATGGTCGCCCGCGGCGAGATCGGCGACAAGCCGGACCCCCTCTGGGAGCACCCCGAACTCGAAGGCCTGTTTCTGCTCCTGGAGGGCGAATACGAGATCCGCGAGCGCCAGCTGATCCTCGAACGCAAGCTGGAGCTGATCAACGCGACCGCCGGCACCTTGCTCGATCTCCTCCAGAGCAAGCGCTCGCTGCGGGTCGAGTGGTACATCGTCATCCTGATCGTCGTCGAAATCGTCCTGACCCTCTACGAGCCGTTCGTCCGCGGCCACGGCGTCACCGCTTGAAACGCCCGAGCACCGCTAACGATCCCGCGGGGAACTGTTGGGCGTGCCGATTGGCCATATGTCAAGACACGAAGTCGCCCACCGACGTCGACACCACACGAGGATGTCC
This portion of the Thioflavicoccus mobilis 8321 genome encodes:
- a CDS encoding ABC transporter permease produces the protein MKRWQRYRVTLATILVKEVLRFSRIWVQTVLPSVITTALYFVIFGRLIGERIGTMDGYPYLDFIVPGLVLMAVITNTYANVVSSFYSSKFSRFIEEMLVSPAPNWVILAGYAAGGVARGLVVGVAVMAVAMFFTDIRIHSFGVTLLVLLMTAVLFALAGFINAIFANSFDDISIVPTFVLTPLTYLGGVFYSIDLLPPFWQSVSLANPILYMINAFRYGLLGVSDIPLGVAFAIIVVFIVALTLICLHLLRRGVGIKT
- the mrcB gene encoding penicillin-binding protein 1B, with translation MAKTKRPTRSASPKPRSARRPKTKARSRRRPRFTFFLLRWTLLVALAAGLVAVVYGIHLDRVVRDKFEGKRWALPARVYAQPMELYVGRALTPGQLEAELERLNYHAVTTPERAGTYSLSADRALVRSRAFRFWDGAEPGRLLSVSFADGRVSKLNDGSNGSELPLVRLDAALIASIYPTHNEDRVLVRRAELPDLLVGALVAVEDRNFFSHHGVDPRAIARAVWRNLRAGGFVEGASTLTQQLVKNFYLTQDRTLERKLNEAYMAILLERRYTKDEILEAYANEIYLGQDGRRAIHGFGLASRFYFNRSLEELDIPETALLVGLIKGPSRYDPRRHPERALERRNLVIDLMAQERVISHAAADKAKQAPLSLRKGGGRPTGDYPAFLQLVRRQLQRDYREEDLRSEGLNIFTTLDLPIQAEVESSVTKRLPELDRARGFQTGTLETAAVVASVAQAEVLAMVGGRDPDYAGFNRALDAVRPIGSLIKPVIYLTALSHRDRYTLVTTLNDAPISIPAGGGKRWEPKNYDHKIHGAVPLYTALARSFNLATVNLGLDLGVKEVAQTLRNLGVARRFPEVPAMFLGAVSLTPLEVAQVYHTIAAGGFRSPLRAIREVVDAAGRPLNRYPLAVEAVADPQAVYLTTWAMQKVVQEGTARSLAGRLPADMRMAGKTGTTDNLRDSWFAGFSGDKVAAVWVGRDDNQSAKLTGSSGALQLWGDIMTGIENQSLADLVPEGIEIVRVDRVNGLLADEGCGSALAVPMASGSIPTARSACGAAAPSAESTAKPQRAHAEPEQPSWRHSHGKNMFLPGF
- a CDS encoding ABC transporter ATP-binding protein — protein: MPATTVPPLALPPTRVPALAVRGLSKTYRGGLEALRGVDLTVEEGDFFALLGPNGAGKSTLIGIVTSLVNKSGGTVEVFGHDLDREPEAVKASLGLVPQEFNFNLFLPVIEVVLNQAGYYGIPRREAKRRAERYLRQLDLWDRRGTEMRRLSGGLKRRTMIARALVHEPRLLILDEPTAGVDIEIRRSMWEFLRQLNRQGTTIILTTHYLEEAESLCREVAIINKGEITERVEMGDMLARLRTETFVLNLKGRIAELPQLGGFVFQHLDDGTLEVEVTRDHTINGLFDALSRNGIEVLSLRNKQNRLERLFLDMVDGRDAAEAGEAP